The proteins below are encoded in one region of Nocardioides marmorisolisilvae:
- a CDS encoding type II secretion system F family protein, translated as MGAVIGLCFGAGLLLAWSAYAVPRAHRPRQEGRLRLLLDSAGLHAVRPGAFVGTCLGSGVVATLVMQVASHTVPVALVFGCAAGYLPLASVRGRARRRQRELAEVWPEAVDNLSSAVRAGLSLPEALAGLAERGPGPLRSAFADFALDYQVSGRFSDALDRLKVRLADPVGDQVVEALRIAREVGGGDLGRLLRSLSGFLRDDARTRSELESRQAWTVNGARLAVAAPWLVLLLLCFQPDVIHRYATPAGVVVLIGGALSCLVAYRMMLRLGRLPVERRILS; from the coding sequence ATGGGCGCCGTCATCGGCCTGTGCTTCGGTGCGGGACTGCTTCTGGCCTGGTCGGCGTACGCCGTGCCGCGTGCGCATCGGCCTCGGCAGGAGGGTCGGTTGCGGCTGCTGCTCGACTCCGCCGGGTTGCACGCCGTTCGGCCCGGAGCCTTCGTCGGCACCTGCCTGGGGTCGGGAGTGGTCGCGACGCTGGTGATGCAGGTGGCCTCACACACCGTGCCGGTGGCGCTCGTGTTCGGATGCGCCGCCGGCTATCTGCCGCTCGCCAGTGTCCGCGGGCGGGCCAGGCGCAGGCAGCGAGAGCTGGCGGAGGTCTGGCCCGAGGCTGTCGACAACCTGTCCTCGGCCGTCCGTGCTGGGCTCTCGCTGCCCGAGGCCCTGGCCGGGCTCGCCGAACGCGGGCCCGGTCCTCTCCGGTCGGCCTTCGCCGACTTCGCCCTCGACTATCAGGTCAGCGGCCGCTTCTCCGATGCCCTGGACCGGTTGAAGGTGCGGCTCGCCGACCCCGTCGGGGATCAGGTCGTCGAGGCGCTGCGCATCGCCCGCGAGGTCGGCGGTGGCGACCTGGGTCGGTTGCTGCGCAGTCTCTCCGGGTTCTTGCGTGACGACGCCCGGACCCGCTCGGAGCTGGAGTCCCGGCAGGCCTGGACGGTCAATGGTGCCCGGCTCGCCGTGGCGGCTCCGTGGCTGGTGCTGCTCCTGCTGTGCTTCCAGCCCGACGTCATCCACCGGTACGCCACCCCCGCGGGAGTCGTGGTCCTGATCGGCGGAGCGTTGAGCTGCCTGGTGGCCTACCGGATGATGCTACGGCTGGGCCGGCTGCCCGTGGAGAGGCGGATCCTCTCGTGA
- a CDS encoding LysE family translocator — protein MVTSHQVVAFGVAAFVLIAIPGPSVVFVIGRALAYGRATSLATVLGNTAGLAVVMVLVALGLGTIVAESQMVFTVVKLAGAAYLVWLGVQAIRHRHALHVTEQSSARPPLSIGRAVREGAVVGVSNPKAFIIFAAVLPQFLDRGAGHLTVQMVLLGVIALVIGLLSDSVWAIASSGLRSWFNSRPSRGRALGMAGGVSMIGLGVGLAVSGRPR, from the coding sequence ATGGTCACCTCGCATCAGGTCGTCGCGTTCGGCGTCGCGGCGTTCGTGCTGATCGCGATCCCCGGCCCGAGCGTGGTCTTCGTGATCGGCCGGGCGCTCGCCTATGGGCGAGCCACCTCGCTGGCGACCGTTCTCGGCAACACTGCTGGCCTGGCCGTCGTGATGGTCCTGGTGGCCCTCGGGCTGGGCACGATCGTGGCGGAGTCACAGATGGTGTTCACGGTGGTGAAGCTGGCCGGGGCGGCCTACCTGGTCTGGCTCGGCGTCCAAGCCATCAGGCACCGGCATGCCCTCCACGTCACGGAGCAGTCATCGGCGCGGCCGCCGTTGTCGATCGGCCGGGCGGTTCGGGAAGGTGCCGTGGTCGGGGTGTCGAACCCGAAGGCCTTCATCATCTTCGCCGCGGTGCTGCCGCAGTTTCTCGACCGCGGTGCCGGTCACCTGACCGTCCAGATGGTTCTGTTGGGTGTGATCGCGCTCGTCATCGGGCTGCTGTCAGACAGCGTCTGGGCGATCGCGTCGAGCGGGCTGCGAAGCTGGTTCAACTCGCGCCCCTCGCGCGGTCGCGCGCTCGGCATGGCCGGAGGTGTGTCGATGATCGGACTCGGAGTCGGGCTCGCGGTCAGTGGCCGACCCCGGTGA
- a CDS encoding signal peptidase I → MELTATRNPRRGRTRRVLVNVASILVTLAAIAFIAPAAFGLHRYVIAGESMTGTYDLGSVVLDKVVPVSDLRVGDVITYLPPADSGIPHLVTHRIVRIHGDVFRTKGDANPDPDPWTFKLTGATQARVVFGVPYAGWPLLALQDRTTRMAVIGIPALLVALSSARDLFRGLRRRKGSSPSAPTSAAAPAPVALVPRSFGEPIQAQSSAPRHRVGT, encoded by the coding sequence ATGGAGCTGACCGCTACCCGCAACCCGCGACGGGGTCGCACCCGTCGCGTCCTGGTGAATGTGGCCTCCATCCTCGTCACCCTCGCCGCGATCGCGTTCATCGCGCCAGCGGCGTTCGGCCTGCACCGCTACGTGATCGCCGGCGAGTCGATGACCGGCACTTACGACCTCGGGTCGGTCGTCCTCGACAAGGTCGTCCCGGTCTCCGACCTCCGGGTCGGCGACGTGATCACCTACCTGCCCCCCGCCGACTCAGGAATCCCGCACCTGGTCACGCACCGGATCGTCCGGATCCACGGTGACGTGTTCCGCACCAAGGGCGACGCCAACCCCGATCCCGACCCATGGACCTTCAAGCTCACAGGGGCGACCCAGGCACGCGTCGTCTTCGGAGTCCCGTACGCCGGCTGGCCGCTGCTCGCTCTCCAGGACCGCACCACCCGGATGGCGGTGATCGGCATTCCCGCGCTGCTCGTCGCGCTGTCCAGCGCCCGTGACCTCTTCCGGGGACTTCGCCGTCGCAAGGGCTCCTCGCCGAGCGCGCCCACCAGTGCCGCGGCCCCGGCGCCCGTCGCCCTGGTGCCGCGCAGCTTCGGGGAGCCGATCCAGGCCCAGTCGAGCGCACCGAGGCACCGGGTCGGAACATGA
- a CDS encoding TasA family protein: MATTRAKILVPLATLIAAGAVAVGSGATFTSESAHSVSVTSGTLHHTNSQNGATLTVSNLKPGDTQSGTLTIKNDGNLDSTLALTPTAASSGFATGAVNLEITNGTTVVYNGDIGAMTTGTAWDLGALPVGQTDTLTYTVSMASTADNTNQGKSASASFSYVTTQTNTNGGVLNWVSGV, from the coding sequence ATGGCCACCACCCGAGCCAAGATCCTCGTCCCGCTCGCCACCCTGATCGCCGCCGGCGCCGTCGCCGTCGGGTCGGGCGCGACCTTCACGTCAGAGTCGGCGCACTCCGTCTCGGTGACCAGCGGCACGCTGCACCACACCAACAGCCAGAACGGCGCGACCCTGACCGTCTCGAACCTCAAGCCCGGCGACACCCAGTCCGGCACCCTGACGATCAAGAACGACGGCAACCTGGACTCGACCCTCGCGCTCACCCCGACCGCCGCCTCCAGCGGATTCGCCACCGGTGCGGTCAACCTCGAGATCACCAACGGCACGACCGTCGTCTACAACGGCGACATCGGCGCGATGACGACCGGCACCGCCTGGGACCTCGGCGCCCTGCCCGTCGGGCAGACCGACACGTTGACCTACACCGTGTCGATGGCATCGACCGCGGACAACACCAACCAGGGCAAGTCGGCCTCAGCGAGCTTCAGCTACGTCACCACCCAGACGAACACCAACGGGGGCGTCCTGAACTGGGTCTCGGGCGTCTGA
- a CDS encoding Ig-like domain-containing protein: MSSRHADRRVRRTLVRVVGPLVAGALALLALNGTGLSGATYTATTTHRVSVGAAPDWEPPVVTVTSPGSTLTGSVQVAAIATDSGSGVNNVVIQYSVTDSGTWTTLCTDATAPYSCAWNTTSVTDGRYDLRAVATDNAGFVTTSDTSSTRVVNNLAVVLGDVPDPVSGTITLTATYLNSALLPMSVYFQYAVAGSNVWTSVPGCGYNATLTSTRTCSWASTLTGEYDVRAVATNLVQTVYDVQSDVTIDNTAPTATLTVPPGTLTGTVRLTATAADADSGVAGVVFQERVGTGSWNTLCTLTTQMTYSCLVDTTKLASGSHDFRLVATDLAGNAFTAATQTRTVDNSAPAVTVTAPSAGAIVRGTTTITADASSPRGVTKVAFEGRLTGSSTWTPLCTVTSAPYSCAWDSSAITTGSYDLHAVLTDGGGVVTTSATVTVTIDNSVLRAQDIQATNVTTLGKPANGDSLIFTYSTLVDTGTVLPGWTGAATPITVVFNDAAVSGGPVSGEDWASFGTTRLGLVSFGQDYVKAKKSASFTATMSAATQTVAGVQVTVVTVTLGTVTGGGTLGTSSAAAAMTWVPSAAVKSPNGFACSISPATEYGASDKDL, from the coding sequence ATGAGCTCCCGGCACGCCGACCGCCGTGTCCGCCGCACCCTGGTCAGGGTCGTCGGTCCGCTCGTCGCCGGTGCCCTCGCGCTGCTCGCCCTGAACGGCACCGGGCTCAGTGGAGCCACCTACACCGCTACGACCACTCACCGGGTCAGCGTCGGCGCCGCTCCGGACTGGGAGCCGCCGGTGGTCACGGTGACCAGCCCGGGGAGCACGCTCACCGGCAGCGTCCAGGTCGCGGCGATCGCGACCGACAGCGGCAGCGGTGTCAACAACGTGGTGATCCAGTACTCCGTCACCGACTCCGGCACCTGGACCACCCTGTGCACCGACGCGACCGCGCCGTACTCCTGCGCGTGGAACACCACGTCCGTCACCGACGGACGTTACGACCTGCGCGCGGTCGCCACCGACAACGCGGGCTTCGTCACGACCTCGGACACCAGCTCGACGCGCGTGGTGAACAATCTCGCGGTCGTCCTCGGCGACGTGCCTGACCCCGTCAGCGGCACCATCACCCTCACCGCCACCTATCTCAACAGCGCGCTGCTCCCGATGAGCGTGTACTTCCAGTACGCCGTCGCCGGCAGCAACGTGTGGACCTCCGTGCCGGGGTGCGGCTACAACGCCACCCTCACCTCCACCCGCACCTGCTCATGGGCGTCGACCCTCACCGGGGAGTACGACGTCCGTGCGGTGGCGACCAACCTCGTCCAGACGGTGTACGACGTGCAGAGCGACGTGACCATCGACAACACCGCTCCCACGGCGACCCTGACCGTCCCCCCGGGCACCCTGACCGGCACCGTCCGGCTCACCGCCACGGCGGCGGACGCGGACTCGGGCGTCGCGGGCGTGGTCTTCCAGGAGCGGGTGGGAACGGGCAGCTGGAACACCCTCTGCACACTGACCACGCAGATGACGTACTCCTGCCTGGTCGACACCACCAAGCTGGCCTCCGGCAGCCACGACTTCCGGCTCGTGGCCACCGACCTCGCGGGGAACGCGTTCACGGCGGCGACCCAGACCCGCACGGTCGACAATTCCGCGCCCGCGGTCACGGTCACCGCGCCGAGTGCAGGCGCGATCGTGCGCGGGACGACCACGATCACCGCGGACGCCAGCTCGCCCCGCGGGGTCACCAAGGTCGCCTTCGAGGGCCGACTCACGGGATCGAGCACCTGGACCCCGCTGTGCACCGTGACCAGCGCGCCGTACAGCTGTGCATGGGACAGCAGCGCGATCACGACGGGCAGCTATGACCTGCACGCCGTCCTGACCGACGGTGGTGGCGTGGTCACCACGAGCGCGACGGTGACCGTCACGATCGACAACTCGGTGCTGCGCGCCCAGGACATCCAGGCCACCAACGTGACCACGCTGGGCAAGCCCGCCAACGGGGACAGCCTCATCTTCACCTACTCGACCCTGGTCGACACCGGCACCGTGCTGCCCGGCTGGACCGGCGCGGCCACGCCGATCACGGTCGTCTTCAATGACGCGGCGGTGAGTGGCGGTCCGGTCTCCGGAGAGGACTGGGCGAGCTTCGGCACCACCAGGCTCGGCCTGGTGAGCTTCGGGCAGGACTACGTCAAGGCGAAGAAGTCTGCGAGCTTCACCGCGACCATGTCCGCGGCGACGCAGACGGTGGCTGGGGTCCAGGTGACCGTGGTGACCGTGACGCTGGGAACCGTGACCGGCGGTGGCACCCTCGGCACCTCGAGCGCAGCGGCCGCGATGACCTGGGTGCCGTCGGCCGCGGTGAAGAGCCCGAACGGGTTTGCGTGCTCGATCTCACCCGCGACCGAGTACGGCGCGTCGGACAAGGACCTGTGA
- the ftsX gene encoding permease-like cell division protein FtsX, which produces MALKYVFTEAGTGLRRNVSMSVALIVTIFVSLTLVGMGLLLNSQAHKAEQSWGSKLQITAFLCNQNSQSPNCNKTNVTAQQKSAIKQVLDTNPEVASYYSQTKQQAYDTWKKVYAPTDSSQKQIYSTVTPSDMQESYWIKLKDPQKFQGIESQLSGMQGVDNVRDLRTVLKPIYFWMTTLRNAAIGIAAFLLVAAILQVANTIRLAAFARRKEIGIMRLVGASTLYISLPFLMETLVAALIGIVLAGLTLSAFTYFVIYGKLRGSSRITEWIDWHDTLAAFGEVTVLGILLTLIPTLVMTRKYLKV; this is translated from the coding sequence ATGGCACTGAAGTACGTCTTCACCGAGGCAGGCACCGGCCTGCGCCGCAACGTCTCCATGTCGGTGGCGTTGATCGTGACGATCTTCGTCTCGCTCACCCTCGTCGGCATGGGCCTGCTTCTCAACTCCCAGGCGCACAAGGCCGAGCAGTCCTGGGGCAGCAAGCTCCAGATCACCGCCTTCTTGTGCAACCAGAACTCGCAGTCGCCCAACTGCAACAAGACGAACGTCACGGCGCAGCAGAAGTCCGCGATCAAGCAGGTGCTCGACACCAACCCAGAGGTGGCGTCGTACTACAGCCAGACCAAGCAGCAGGCCTATGACACCTGGAAGAAGGTCTACGCACCGACCGACTCGTCGCAGAAGCAGATCTACTCGACGGTGACCCCGAGCGACATGCAGGAGTCCTACTGGATAAAGCTCAAGGACCCGCAGAAGTTCCAGGGCATCGAGTCGCAGCTGTCGGGGATGCAGGGCGTCGACAATGTCCGCGACCTACGCACGGTGCTCAAGCCGATCTACTTCTGGATGACGACGCTGCGCAATGCCGCGATCGGCATCGCCGCCTTCCTGCTGGTGGCTGCGATCCTGCAGGTCGCCAACACGATCCGGCTGGCGGCCTTCGCCCGTCGCAAGGAGATCGGCATCATGCGGCTGGTCGGTGCCTCGACCCTCTACATCTCCTTGCCGTTCCTGATGGAGACGCTCGTCGCGGCACTGATCGGCATCGTGTTGGCGGGGTTGACCCTGAGTGCGTTCACCTACTTCGTGATCTACGGAAAGCTGCGCGGAAGCTCCCGGATCACCGAATGGATCGACTGGCACGACACGCTCGCCGCCTTCGGTGAGGTGACGGTGCTCGGCATCCTGCTGACGCTGATTCCGACACTCGTGATGACGCGCAAATACCTCAAAGTCTGA
- the ftsE gene encoding cell division ATP-binding protein FtsE — protein MIRFENVTATYPGHTKAALKDVTLDVEKGEFVFLVGPSGSGKSTFLRLVLRETRAGTGRVYVAGKELNRLAGWKVPRLRRQIGTVFQDFRLLPNKTVSENVAFALQVIGKPRAHINKVVPETLELVGLEGKGQRMPDELSGGEQQRVAIARAFVNRPMILIADEPTGNLDPNTSVGIMKLLDRINRTGTTVLMATHDVGIVDQMRKRVIELDDGLVVRDQSRGVYGYQD, from the coding sequence GTGATCAGATTCGAGAACGTCACCGCGACGTACCCCGGCCACACCAAGGCCGCGCTCAAGGACGTCACACTCGACGTCGAGAAGGGCGAGTTCGTCTTCCTGGTCGGTCCCTCCGGGTCCGGCAAATCCACCTTCCTGCGACTGGTGCTCCGAGAGACCCGGGCGGGCACCGGTCGCGTGTACGTCGCCGGCAAGGAGCTCAACCGGCTCGCCGGCTGGAAGGTGCCTCGCCTGCGCCGTCAGATCGGCACGGTCTTCCAGGACTTCCGGCTGCTGCCCAACAAGACGGTGTCGGAGAACGTCGCGTTCGCGCTGCAGGTGATCGGCAAGCCCCGCGCACACATCAACAAGGTGGTGCCCGAGACACTGGAGCTGGTCGGTCTCGAGGGCAAGGGCCAGCGGATGCCCGACGAGCTGTCCGGGGGCGAGCAGCAGCGGGTGGCGATCGCCCGGGCGTTCGTCAACCGACCGATGATCCTGATCGCCGACGAGCCCACCGGCAACCTCGACCCCAACACGTCGGTCGGGATCATGAAGCTCCTCGACCGGATCAACCGCACCGGCACCACCGTCCTGATGGCCACCCACGACGTGGGCATCGTGGACCAGATGCGCAAGCGGGTGATCGAGCTCGACGACGGCCTGGTCGTGCGTGACCAGTCACGCGGCGTCTACGGCTACCAGGACTGA
- a CDS encoding excalibur calcium-binding domain-containing protein, producing the protein MNAKKLAAAAALGLAVAALGTAPADAGATGIYKNCTKLNHKYPHGVGRAHAHDHTSGTPVRNFKHSTKIYKVAMRHNKGLDRDKDGIACEKA; encoded by the coding sequence ATGAACGCCAAGAAGCTGGCCGCAGCCGCCGCTCTGGGGCTCGCCGTGGCGGCCCTCGGAACGGCGCCCGCCGACGCCGGCGCGACCGGGATCTACAAGAACTGCACGAAGCTCAACCACAAGTACCCGCACGGGGTCGGTCGGGCGCACGCGCATGACCACACCTCGGGAACACCGGTACGGAACTTCAAGCACTCCACCAAGATCTACAAGGTCGCGATGCGCCACAACAAGGGTCTCGACCGCGACAAGGACGGCATCGCCTGCGAGAAGGCCTGA
- a CDS encoding response regulator transcription factor, which produces MADHVLIVEDHPDIAAPLMRTLTREGYEVSWVDMGQAALDRLASEEAGEVAAVILDLGLPDMDGLDVCSRAREAGYTGGILILSARGDELDRVVGLDYGADDYLAKPFSLAELQARVRALVRRTSAARPTQQETAPEGLHIDRAARRVTHADAEIALTAKEYDVLALLAEHPGAVVSREDLMAKVWDENWFGSTKTLDVTVGRLRQKLEDLDVAQRVITVRGVGFRLEGPGDA; this is translated from the coding sequence ATGGCGGACCACGTGCTGATCGTCGAGGACCATCCGGACATCGCGGCGCCGCTGATGCGCACGCTGACCCGGGAGGGCTACGAGGTCAGCTGGGTCGACATGGGGCAGGCCGCGCTCGACCGGCTGGCCTCCGAGGAGGCCGGTGAGGTGGCCGCGGTGATCCTCGATCTCGGTCTGCCCGACATGGATGGTCTCGACGTGTGCTCGCGTGCCCGCGAGGCCGGCTACACCGGCGGCATCCTCATCCTCAGCGCACGGGGTGATGAGCTGGACCGAGTGGTCGGCCTCGACTACGGCGCCGACGACTACCTCGCCAAGCCGTTCAGCCTGGCCGAGCTGCAGGCCCGGGTGCGCGCGCTGGTACGCCGTACCAGCGCAGCGCGACCGACGCAGCAGGAGACGGCACCCGAGGGGCTCCACATCGATCGAGCGGCCCGACGGGTCACCCACGCCGATGCCGAGATCGCGCTGACCGCGAAGGAGTACGACGTGCTGGCTCTGCTCGCCGAGCACCCCGGAGCCGTCGTGTCCCGCGAGGATCTGATGGCCAAGGTGTGGGACGAGAACTGGTTCGGGTCGACCAAGACCCTCGACGTGACGGTCGGCCGGCTGCGTCAGAAGCTGGAGGACCTCGACGTCGCCCAGCGTGTGATCACGGTCCGCGGGGTCGGGTTCCGCCTCGAGGGCCCCGGAGATGCATAG
- the prfB gene encoding peptide chain release factor 2, producing MATRDFDSETKQLQATMATIGKVLGLDGMRAEIADLAEQVAAPDLWDDQANAQRVTGRLSVLQGELDRFTSLQTRLDDLGLMIEMAREEEDAEILADSEAELDRIHKAVEQLEVRTLLSGEYDAREALLTIRSGAGGVDAADFAEMLMRMYTRWAERNKYPIEVFDTSYAEEAGLKSATFAVHAPYAFGILSVEAGTHRLVRISPFDNQGRRQTSFAAVEVVPVLEQTDEIDIPDEDIRVDVYRSSGPGGQSVNTTDSAVRLTHLPTGTVVSCQNEKSQLQNKASAMVILKAKLLALKKAEEKAQLDELRGDVQASWGDQMRNYVLNPYQMVKDLRTDYEVGNPQAVFDGEIDGFLEAGIRWRRGAESKA from the coding sequence GTGGCCACCCGTGACTTCGACTCCGAGACCAAGCAGCTCCAGGCGACCATGGCGACGATCGGGAAGGTGCTCGGTCTGGACGGCATGCGCGCTGAGATCGCCGATCTCGCCGAGCAGGTCGCGGCTCCGGACCTCTGGGACGACCAGGCCAACGCCCAGCGCGTGACCGGCCGGCTGTCGGTCCTCCAGGGCGAGCTCGACCGGTTCACCTCCCTGCAGACCCGCCTCGACGACCTCGGGCTGATGATCGAGATGGCTCGCGAGGAGGAGGACGCCGAGATCCTCGCCGACTCCGAGGCCGAGCTGGACCGGATCCACAAGGCCGTGGAGCAGCTCGAGGTCCGCACCCTGCTCTCCGGTGAGTACGACGCCCGTGAGGCGCTGCTCACCATCCGGTCGGGTGCCGGGGGAGTGGACGCGGCCGACTTCGCCGAGATGCTGATGCGGATGTACACCCGCTGGGCGGAACGCAACAAGTACCCCATCGAGGTCTTCGACACCTCCTACGCCGAGGAGGCCGGTCTGAAGTCGGCCACGTTCGCCGTGCACGCGCCGTACGCCTTCGGGATCCTGAGCGTGGAGGCCGGCACCCACCGACTGGTCCGGATCAGCCCCTTCGACAACCAGGGGCGCCGGCAGACCAGCTTCGCCGCGGTCGAGGTGGTGCCGGTGCTCGAGCAGACCGACGAGATCGACATCCCCGACGAGGACATCCGGGTCGACGTCTACCGGTCCAGCGGGCCGGGTGGTCAGTCCGTGAACACGACCGACTCGGCGGTGCGGCTGACCCACCTCCCGACAGGCACCGTGGTGTCCTGCCAGAACGAGAAGTCACAGCTGCAGAACAAGGCCTCGGCGATGGTGATCCTCAAGGCCAAGCTGCTCGCGCTGAAGAAGGCCGAGGAGAAGGCCCAGCTCGATGAGCTGCGGGGCGACGTCCAGGCCAGCTGGGGCGACCAGATGCGCAACTACGTCTTGAACCCGTACCAGATGGTCAAGGACCTGCGCACCGACTACGAGGTCGGCAATCCCCAGGCCGTCTTCGACGGCGAGATCGACGGCTTCCTCGAGGCAGGGATCCGGTGGCGCCGAGGCGCCGAGTCCAAGGCCTGA
- a CDS encoding TadE family protein, translating into MRSTRSPAERRDQRGAAVVDFVLVAIVLVPLFLGIVQVALVMHVRSTLAAAATEGARYAATIDRGPAAGAAHTRRRINDALAARYASRVSADEEVVDGLRAVVVHVHAEVPPLGLWGPSVSFDVVGHGVEEAQ; encoded by the coding sequence ATGCGCTCCACTCGGTCACCGGCTGAGCGACGTGACCAGCGAGGGGCCGCCGTCGTCGACTTCGTCCTCGTCGCCATCGTGCTGGTCCCGCTATTCCTCGGCATCGTCCAGGTCGCCCTGGTGATGCACGTACGCAGCACCCTCGCGGCTGCCGCGACCGAAGGTGCGCGGTATGCCGCGACCATCGACCGGGGTCCGGCCGCTGGCGCGGCGCACACACGCCGGCGCATCAACGATGCCTTGGCGGCGCGGTACGCATCCCGGGTCAGCGCCGACGAGGAGGTTGTCGACGGTCTGCGTGCCGTGGTGGTCCACGTCCACGCCGAGGTGCCGCCGCTGGGGCTCTGGGGTCCCAGCGTCAGCTTCGACGTCGTCGGCCACGGCGTCGAGGAGGCACAGTGA
- a CDS encoding pilus assembly protein TadG-related protein: MSARNERGSVAPLILGMALVLAVLVAAVVDASAAFLRRQELDAFADSAALAATDGAAGDAIYTHGVGAQLDVDPAAARSYVAAYVDASGIRARYPGLTFHVSTRADTVVVDVSAPMRLPLHVAGVGRRVRIVATAASVIAVD; the protein is encoded by the coding sequence ATGAGCGCGCGCAACGAGCGCGGGAGCGTGGCGCCGCTCATTCTCGGCATGGCGCTGGTCCTGGCGGTGCTGGTCGCTGCCGTGGTGGATGCGTCGGCTGCGTTCTTGCGCCGCCAGGAGCTGGATGCGTTCGCCGACTCCGCGGCGCTGGCCGCCACCGACGGCGCCGCCGGCGACGCGATCTACACGCACGGGGTGGGTGCCCAGCTCGATGTCGACCCGGCAGCGGCGCGCAGCTACGTTGCGGCGTACGTCGACGCCAGCGGCATCCGGGCGCGCTATCCGGGTCTGACGTTCCACGTCAGCACCCGCGCCGACACCGTCGTCGTGGACGTGTCGGCGCCGATGCGCCTGCCGCTCCATGTGGCCGGGGTCGGTCGCCGTGTGCGCATCGTCGCGACCGCCGCGTCGGTGATCGCGGTCGACTGA
- a CDS encoding type II secretion system F family protein: MSPAFGGALLGAVFGLALWRTAGLVMGARRTSIPLRVLPYIRDLPGPGGGAGRPLLSNRPLPTWRALLEPLLGRGAAVVERILGGSSSIERRLVRAGLDLTVHDFRVSQVVWGLIGFAAAAVPAALVALDAPDRTVPLVVFCLAAGVLGVLLRENRLSAAMVARERQMLQEFPAVAGLLALAVAAGEGPAAALARVVARAHGALATELRAVLAAVQTGVPVTTAFDDLAGRTGLPVVARFAESIAIAVERGTPLADVLHAQAGDVREAGRRALIETGARKEVLMMVPVVFLVMPTVVVFAFFPGLIGLRMVV, translated from the coding sequence GTGAGTCCGGCATTCGGGGGAGCGCTGCTCGGGGCGGTCTTCGGCCTCGCCCTGTGGCGCACGGCCGGGCTCGTGATGGGCGCGCGGCGTACCTCGATCCCGCTACGGGTGCTGCCCTACATCCGTGACCTTCCCGGCCCGGGCGGAGGAGCAGGACGCCCCCTCCTCAGCAACAGGCCGCTGCCCACATGGCGGGCCCTCCTCGAGCCGCTGCTGGGTCGGGGAGCAGCAGTCGTCGAGCGCATCCTGGGCGGGTCCTCGTCGATCGAGCGCCGACTCGTGCGTGCGGGTCTCGACCTGACCGTGCACGACTTCAGGGTCAGTCAGGTGGTCTGGGGGCTGATCGGGTTCGCGGCCGCCGCCGTACCTGCGGCGCTGGTGGCCCTCGACGCACCGGACCGGACCGTGCCGCTGGTTGTCTTCTGTCTGGCGGCCGGGGTGCTCGGGGTGCTGCTCCGCGAGAACCGTCTCAGTGCGGCGATGGTCGCCCGCGAGCGTCAGATGCTGCAGGAGTTCCCGGCCGTCGCCGGCCTTCTGGCCCTGGCGGTCGCCGCCGGAGAGGGCCCGGCCGCAGCCCTCGCCCGCGTCGTGGCCCGTGCCCACGGCGCGCTCGCCACCGAGCTGCGCGCGGTGCTGGCGGCCGTTCAGACCGGAGTACCGGTGACAACCGCCTTCGATGACCTCGCCGGCAGGACCGGTCTACCGGTGGTGGCCCGGTTCGCGGAGAGCATCGCGATCGCTGTCGAGCGGGGCACCCCGCTGGCCGACGTCCTCCATGCCCAGGCCGGCGACGTACGCGAGGCCGGCCGACGGGCGCTGATCGAGACCGGGGCCCGCAAGGAGGTCCTGATGATGGTGCCGGTCGTCTTCCTGGTGATGCCGACCGTCGTCGTCTTCGCGTTCTTCCCGGGGCTGATCGGGCTCCGGATGGTGGTGTGA